Proteins encoded together in one Synechococcus sp. BL107 window:
- a CDS encoding nucleotidyltransferase family protein: MFKKLGEISIDQDTKVIEAMRVIEHGGAQIALVIGRKQQLLGTLTDGDIRRGILHGKKLESPVKDLMNRNFQSAKYSTTANRQEMIKMMKKNFLRHLPVIDKNGNVVELLILEEILNPPEYKNPVVIMAGGKGTRLRPKTKNCPKPMIPVGDKPMLEIQIEKCISNGFKNFYMSVNYLKEQIIDYFEDGSKWGVNIEYLIEEEPLGTAGSLQLLPESISKPIIVINGDVLTKLKPSQLLQFHSSHNAEATLCVREHEISIPFGVIETRGLELSSFAEKPTYRYLVNAGIYVINPRLLQLLSPQTYIDMPAFLQKAQQSEYRVLTCPIHEYWIDVGNPESLEAAIKSWKTN, translated from the coding sequence ATGTTTAAGAAATTAGGCGAAATAAGCATTGACCAAGACACAAAGGTGATTGAAGCAATGCGCGTGATAGAGCACGGAGGAGCACAAATAGCATTAGTAATAGGGAGAAAGCAACAACTTTTGGGGACCCTGACAGACGGGGACATTAGGCGAGGAATTCTACACGGAAAAAAATTAGAATCGCCCGTGAAGGATCTTATGAATCGAAACTTTCAATCTGCAAAATACAGCACAACAGCAAATCGTCAGGAGATGATAAAAATGATGAAAAAAAACTTTTTAAGGCATCTGCCAGTAATAGACAAAAACGGAAATGTTGTAGAACTATTAATACTTGAAGAAATACTTAATCCACCAGAATATAAAAATCCAGTAGTAATTATGGCAGGGGGGAAAGGGACCCGATTAAGACCTAAAACAAAGAACTGTCCTAAACCAATGATACCTGTAGGAGATAAACCGATGCTAGAAATACAAATTGAAAAATGCATATCAAACGGATTTAAAAATTTTTATATGTCAGTAAATTACCTAAAAGAGCAAATCATAGATTACTTTGAAGATGGCTCTAAATGGGGAGTAAATATTGAATACCTGATAGAAGAAGAGCCTCTAGGGACCGCAGGTTCACTACAACTGCTACCTGAATCAATATCAAAACCTATAATCGTAATAAACGGGGACGTACTTACAAAACTTAAACCAAGCCAACTATTACAATTTCATAGCAGCCATAATGCTGAAGCGACGTTGTGTGTACGAGAACACGAGATTTCTATTCCGTTCGGGGTTATAGAAACAAGAGGACTTGAGCTGTCATCATTCGCAGAAAAACCAACATACCGATATTTGGTAAATGCGGGAATTTATGTAATTAATCCAAGACTGCTACAACTACTTTCCCCACAAACATATATAGATATGCCAGCATTCCTACAAAAAGCTCAGCAGTCAGAATATAGAGTCTTGACATGTCCAATACATGAATACTGGATAGATGTGGGGAACCCGGAATCACTTGAGGCTGCGATTAAGTCGTGGAAAACTAATTAA
- a CDS encoding methyltransferase domain-containing protein has translation METSLQREQKLHESRKSMYETTEIYRRTYINEETGLIKSELIENRDCPCCGKDMKSILFTKNGGRYVKCNNCGMIYLDPVFKDNKLVDYYKKNNTEQSSAHENEYEFYKNIYSQGLVEIIKHCKNGKLLDVGCSSGLFLDLCREKGYKTYGIELNESELNITRHKEHKAWGKPIQQLELDEQFDVISMWDVFEHIKDGNQYLEYLNKLLKPEGIIFLQIPSSNSLAARILREKCNMFDGIEHVNLYGTSTIKRVAKNAGFTIVSMISVIDELGPIGNYLSYEDPYQGKFQEGELGEILSKQAVLDQLLGYKLQIILKPEQNREKKS, from the coding sequence ATGGAAACATCATTGCAACGAGAGCAGAAATTGCATGAAAGCAGAAAGTCTATGTATGAGACAACAGAAATATATCGAAGAACGTATATAAATGAAGAAACAGGACTAATAAAAAGTGAGCTTATAGAAAATCGTGACTGTCCATGCTGTGGGAAAGATATGAAATCAATTCTCTTTACAAAAAATGGCGGCAGATATGTTAAGTGCAATAATTGTGGAATGATCTACTTAGATCCTGTTTTTAAAGATAATAAGCTAGTGGACTATTACAAAAAGAATAATACTGAACAGTCAAGTGCACATGAGAATGAATACGAGTTCTACAAAAACATATATAGCCAAGGGCTTGTTGAAATAATTAAACACTGCAAGAATGGAAAATTGCTAGATGTAGGATGCTCAAGTGGTTTGTTCCTAGATTTGTGTAGAGAAAAAGGTTATAAGACATACGGAATAGAACTCAATGAGTCCGAACTAAATATAACAAGGCATAAAGAACACAAGGCATGGGGAAAACCAATACAGCAGCTAGAACTTGATGAGCAATTTGATGTCATATCAATGTGGGATGTATTTGAACATATTAAAGACGGAAATCAATACCTGGAATACTTAAATAAATTACTAAAACCAGAAGGAATTATATTCCTACAAATACCAAGTTCTAACTCATTAGCGGCACGTATTCTTAGAGAAAAATGCAACATGTTTGATGGTATTGAACACGTCAACCTATATGGGACATCAACAATCAAAAGAGTGGCAAAAAATGCAGGGTTTACAATAGTATCAATGATTTCAGTGATAGATGAACTTGGTCCAATTGGGAACTATTTATCTTACGAGGATCCTTATCAAGGTAAATTCCAAGAAGGGGAATTAGGAGAGATACTTAGTAAGCAAGCTGTACTTGACCAACTACTTGGATACAAGCTACAAATAATATTGAAACCAGAACAAAACAGAGAGAAAAAATCGTAA
- a CDS encoding SDR family oxidoreductase yields the protein MNSNKSVQELMDITGCVSLVTGAGGHIGKAISTALAEIGSDIILLDRQEVDLEEIREDICRNFKVDVKTIKCNLESDKEIVKVPHWIKENIGKLDILINNAAFVGERNLEGWSTEFSKQSIATWRRAIEVNMTAAFALTQGCHQLLRESDHASIINIGSIYGLYGPDLSLYKGTDMNNPAAYAASKGGLIQLSRWLATVLAPNIRVNSISPGGVIRNQPKQFVDKYIAKTPLGRMGREEDFKGAVAYLATDLSAWVTGQNIIVDGGWGVW from the coding sequence ATGAATTCAAACAAAAGTGTTCAAGAATTAATGGATATCACTGGATGTGTGAGTTTAGTAACTGGGGCTGGGGGGCACATTGGAAAAGCCATCTCCACTGCATTGGCAGAAATTGGTTCCGACATTATATTACTGGATCGACAAGAAGTAGATTTAGAAGAAATCAGAGAGGATATTTGTAGAAATTTTAAAGTTGATGTTAAGACAATTAAGTGTAATCTTGAGTCAGACAAGGAAATAGTGAAGGTTCCACATTGGATAAAAGAGAATATTGGCAAACTTGATATATTGATAAACAACGCAGCATTTGTTGGAGAGAGAAACCTAGAGGGATGGTCAACAGAATTTAGTAAACAAAGTATTGCAACATGGAGAAGAGCGATAGAAGTAAATATGACCGCAGCATTTGCTTTAACTCAAGGGTGCCACCAACTACTGCGGGAGTCAGATCATGCCTCGATTATAAATATCGGGTCAATATATGGGCTATATGGTCCAGATCTATCACTCTACAAAGGTACGGACATGAATAATCCGGCGGCGTATGCTGCAAGCAAAGGTGGATTGATACAACTGAGCCGTTGGCTCGCAACAGTATTAGCACCAAATATTAGAGTAAATTCAATATCACCAGGTGGCGTAATAAGGAATCAGCCAAAACAGTTCGTTGACAAATATATAGCGAAAACACCTCTAGGACGTATGGGAAGAGAAGAGGACTTCAAAGGCGCTGTTGCATACCTGGCTACGGATTTGTCTGCATGGGTCACTGGACAAAACATAATTGTAGATGGAGGATGGGGGGTGTGGTGA
- a CDS encoding N-acetyl sugar amidotransferase, with protein sequence MKEFWCRNCLNMSTRPRISFDQRGWCNACQWMEEKEKKDWNKRQQELIKLLNRYRSKDGNFDCLVPVSGGKDGSYVAYQLKHVYGMNPLTVTIKPALSLELGDENLSRFINSGYNHIHISPDAEIMRKFNRYGFIEKGFPYYGWLTAILTCIVRTSINYKIPLIFYGEDGEVEYGGSTETKDKALFDIKYMKKIYLEGGYEKIFALLEDVNAAELYFWKFPKDEELYNQEIYLTHWSYFESWDPYRNYLVAKEHCGLQEKEEGNSGTFTNFAQNDQALYALHTYMMYIKFGFGRATQDAGIEIRRGAMTRDQAKNLVKMYDGRYPEEFIPMYLEYYDMKIKEFESVIDQWANKDLFRKENGSWVPNFEIN encoded by the coding sequence ATGAAAGAGTTCTGGTGTCGTAACTGCCTAAATATGTCGACTCGGCCACGGATCAGTTTTGACCAACGTGGATGGTGTAACGCTTGTCAGTGGATGGAAGAGAAAGAAAAAAAGGATTGGAACAAACGGCAACAGGAACTAATAAAGTTACTAAATCGATACAGATCTAAGGATGGAAACTTCGACTGTCTAGTACCGGTAAGTGGTGGTAAAGATGGAAGCTATGTTGCATATCAATTAAAACATGTATATGGGATGAATCCTTTAACAGTGACAATCAAACCAGCTCTATCACTAGAATTAGGAGATGAAAATTTAAGTAGGTTCATAAATTCCGGGTACAACCATATTCATATTTCGCCTGATGCAGAAATAATGAGAAAATTTAATCGATATGGGTTTATTGAAAAAGGGTTTCCTTACTATGGGTGGCTGACAGCAATATTAACATGCATAGTAAGAACATCGATCAATTACAAAATACCATTGATTTTTTATGGTGAAGATGGGGAGGTTGAGTATGGTGGATCAACAGAAACAAAGGATAAGGCATTATTCGACATCAAATATATGAAAAAGATATATCTTGAGGGTGGATATGAAAAAATATTCGCATTGCTTGAAGACGTAAATGCTGCAGAATTATATTTTTGGAAGTTTCCAAAAGATGAAGAACTATACAATCAAGAAATCTATCTGACACACTGGTCATATTTTGAATCTTGGGATCCTTATCGGAATTATCTCGTCGCAAAAGAGCATTGCGGCCTTCAAGAAAAGGAGGAAGGGAATTCAGGAACATTTACTAATTTCGCACAAAATGATCAAGCACTATACGCACTTCACACATACATGATGTACATAAAATTTGGATTTGGTAGAGCTACTCAAGATGCCGGAATAGAAATCAGAAGAGGTGCAATGACACGAGACCAAGCGAAAAATTTGGTAAAGATGTACGATGGTCGTTATCCAGAAGAATTCATACCGATGTATTTAGAGTATTACGATATGAAAATAAAAGAATTTGAATCAGTGATAGATCAATGGGCTAATAAGGACTTATTTAGAAAAGAAAACGGTAGTTGGGTGCCAAATTTCGAGATAAATTAA
- the hisH gene encoding imidazole glycerol phosphate synthase subunit HisH encodes MKKKVGVIDYGAGNLRSVVQALNYIGSNGKIVAGLEDIEDFSHLILPGVGSFKTAMQSLQKSGLDQEIRNKVNSGTPILGICLGMQLLANRSSENGETEGLKLIDGDVDQFGDDLKIMGLKIPNVGFTTVETNKKTRLFTGLGTSIDFYFTHSYRLQCKYKKTIAAKSWHGEHFVAAVEDGQIAGTQFHPEKSQANGLRLIANFLEKF; translated from the coding sequence ATGAAAAAAAAAGTGGGTGTAATTGATTACGGTGCCGGAAATTTACGATCAGTCGTACAAGCACTTAATTATATCGGATCAAATGGAAAGATAGTAGCAGGATTAGAGGATATTGAAGATTTTAGCCATCTAATTCTCCCAGGTGTCGGTTCATTTAAAACCGCAATGCAATCACTACAAAAAAGTGGCTTAGATCAGGAAATACGCAATAAAGTAAATTCAGGGACACCAATTTTGGGAATTTGCCTAGGAATGCAATTGCTTGCAAACCGTAGCAGCGAGAATGGGGAAACAGAAGGCCTAAAATTAATTGATGGTGATGTAGATCAATTTGGAGACGATCTAAAAATAATGGGTTTGAAAATACCAAATGTTGGCTTTACAACAGTTGAAACAAATAAAAAAACACGTTTATTTACAGGACTAGGAACATCTATAGACTTTTATTTCACACATAGTTATCGACTACAATGCAAGTACAAAAAGACAATAGCTGCTAAATCATGGCATGGGGAACATTTTGTAGCAGCGGTAGAGGATGGTCAAATAGCAGGTACACAATTTCATCCTGAGAAGAGCCAAGCGAATGGGCTGCGCTTAATAGCAAATTTCTTGGAAAAATTCTAA
- a CDS encoding imidazole glycerol phosphate synthase cyclase subunit: MAKKRLIFTLLYQKGGFYLSRNFRLQKIGNLSWLKINYNFYSVACAIDELVILDVSREKPDRQEFCEVVNEVCQNCFMPLALGGHINSLDDAKMLIYNGADKLIINTALHENPNLVRELIAIYGSQCIIGSVDYKIEEGSFIVYTNQGKKRLDRPLNEHIERLGEMGVGELYLNSIDRDGTGQGYVSEVLKQLDSASHLPIIQAGGAGNKHHLQESLECRGVDAVATANLLNFVGDGLPKAREFLINKGISMAIW, encoded by the coding sequence ATGGCCAAGAAAAGATTAATCTTTACTTTACTCTACCAAAAGGGAGGGTTTTATTTAAGCAGGAACTTTCGATTACAAAAAATCGGCAATTTAAGTTGGCTAAAAATTAACTATAACTTTTATTCAGTTGCATGCGCAATAGACGAATTAGTGATATTGGATGTAAGTCGTGAAAAACCTGACAGACAAGAGTTTTGTGAAGTAGTAAATGAAGTTTGCCAGAACTGCTTTATGCCATTAGCACTTGGAGGACATATCAATAGTTTAGATGACGCAAAAATGTTAATTTATAATGGTGCAGATAAACTAATTATAAATACGGCGCTTCATGAGAATCCAAATTTGGTAAGGGAATTAATCGCAATTTACGGAAGTCAGTGCATTATTGGATCAGTTGATTACAAAATAGAAGAAGGATCATTTATTGTATATACAAATCAGGGGAAAAAGCGTCTGGATCGACCGTTAAATGAGCACATTGAACGGCTTGGGGAAATGGGTGTAGGCGAGCTATATTTAAATTCAATTGACAGAGATGGGACTGGCCAAGGATATGTAAGCGAAGTACTTAAACAACTTGATTCGGCAAGTCATTTACCAATAATACAAGCTGGCGGAGCAGGGAATAAACATCATCTTCAAGAAAGTCTGGAATGCAGAGGCGTAGATGCTGTAGCAACCGCAAATCTTCTAAATTTCGTAGGGGACGGACTACCAAAAGCAAGGGAATTCCTAATAAACAAAGGGATTTCAATGGCGATATGGTGA
- a CDS encoding Gfo/Idh/MocA family protein: MRIGIAGTGSIGRRHLANLEKLCPGIKIVVLRNGITSDTYIESIDADKVTSLKIAEDEKLDAIIIANQSAKHANLIIEGLKAGLHMYIEKPVVTDREQMNQVNVQLARSGINFYTQVGCNLRFLPSLIKLKELSENGCIGKVMRASFDAGQWLPDWRPGTDHRKSYSAKPEMGGGVLLDLIHEIDMARWILGDLTAEACNVIQAPCLEIQTEAAATALLKSHDGCLVQIGIDYIARRPIRRYQLIGEKGTLIWDLRRKTLVLETKHEVKVIMSGSKSFDIQETYLLAMTNFLEGIQGNTMQTQTLQDGLNSAKIVLDLKDKI; this comes from the coding sequence ATGAGAATTGGTATAGCGGGAACAGGATCAATTGGAAGAAGACATCTTGCAAACCTAGAAAAACTGTGTCCAGGCATCAAAATTGTCGTACTGAGAAATGGGATTACAAGTGATACATATATTGAATCAATTGATGCAGATAAAGTTACTAGCTTAAAAATTGCTGAAGACGAAAAACTTGATGCAATTATAATTGCAAACCAATCAGCTAAACATGCAAATTTAATCATAGAAGGGTTAAAAGCCGGATTACATATGTATATTGAGAAACCAGTAGTGACGGATAGAGAACAAATGAATCAGGTTAATGTACAACTCGCAAGGAGTGGAATTAACTTTTACACTCAAGTAGGTTGCAACTTAAGATTTTTACCATCACTGATAAAATTAAAGGAGTTGTCTGAAAACGGATGTATTGGAAAAGTTATGCGGGCCTCTTTTGATGCGGGGCAATGGTTGCCAGATTGGAGGCCGGGAACAGACCACCGGAAAAGCTACAGCGCAAAGCCCGAAATGGGTGGTGGAGTACTGCTAGATTTAATTCATGAGATTGATATGGCACGATGGATACTAGGCGACCTAACAGCAGAAGCGTGCAATGTAATACAGGCCCCATGCCTAGAAATACAAACAGAAGCGGCAGCAACTGCTCTATTAAAATCTCATGACGGATGTCTCGTACAAATTGGAATTGATTACATAGCTAGACGTCCTATACGAAGATATCAATTAATAGGAGAAAAAGGAACACTAATCTGGGATTTAAGAAGGAAGACACTCGTTTTAGAAACAAAACATGAAGTAAAGGTAATTATGAGTGGAAGTAAAAGCTTTGATATACAAGAAACATACTTATTAGCTATGACTAATTTTTTAGAGGGGATCCAGGGCAATACAATGCAGACACAAACATTGCAAGATGGACTGAATAGTGCGAAAATTGTATTAGATCTAAAGGACAAGATATAA
- a CDS encoding acylneuraminate cytidylyltransferase family protein: protein MCARGGSKGVPGKNIRMLNGKPLIVHSIEQAIAHPGIDRVFVSTDSKEIAEIAKSAGAEVPFIRPRELANDTSAKIPVIEHLVDWVEQNIGSISKIVDLDPTSPLRIKEDIDACINLLDNDTDAVVTGYKSDKNPYFNMVEEDNNGIVRLSKKIQRGVTSRQEAPIVYAMNASIYCWHYKTLKKGLWHGRTKIHVMPRERSVDIDDLIDFQIVEALMIKKIKNLNREK, encoded by the coding sequence ATTTGTGCCCGTGGTGGATCAAAAGGAGTGCCAGGGAAAAATATAAGGATGTTGAACGGTAAGCCACTAATCGTACACAGCATTGAACAGGCAATTGCTCACCCAGGGATAGATCGAGTTTTTGTCTCAACTGATTCGAAAGAAATAGCCGAAATCGCTAAAAGTGCAGGTGCAGAAGTGCCCTTTATACGACCAAGAGAACTTGCAAACGACACCTCCGCAAAAATACCGGTAATTGAGCACCTAGTGGATTGGGTTGAGCAGAATATTGGGTCAATTTCTAAAATTGTTGATCTTGATCCAACATCACCACTGAGAATTAAGGAGGATATAGATGCATGCATTAATCTTCTAGATAACGATACAGATGCGGTTGTTACTGGTTACAAATCAGACAAGAATCCTTATTTTAATATGGTTGAAGAGGATAACAATGGTATAGTACGGCTATCAAAAAAGATTCAAAGGGGCGTAACATCACGACAAGAAGCGCCAATAGTGTACGCAATGAATGCATCTATCTATTGTTGGCACTACAAAACACTTAAGAAAGGACTTTGGCATGGTCGAACAAAAATACATGTAATGCCAAGAGAGAGATCAGTAGATATAGATGATTTGATTGACTTTCAAATAGTAGAAGCATTAATGATTAAAAAAATAAAGAATTTGAACAGGGAGAAATGA
- a CDS encoding sulfotransferase domain-containing protein, producing MERTIMDKMKAPNILIAVPHNSGTTFLSGLLGNYFKPDVPYFHAADGYDGSDHVLSMQRLTEIRARELSYIAPMHTRSSPYVEAMIKEYNIKTITMTRNIYDCIVSLKDRIRRYKHKTKASSALVFTQTLPIHAEMSEVQLEAYLIKYAVPWYFSFYASWQRSQISLLNITYEALVGNTAETLQLVIEKLGYKPVRDKINIAINETKKMNTRLNVGKIGRGKDLSIAYRKEIAELMSMYPGIDFSPFLNDGSF from the coding sequence ATGGAGAGAACAATTATGGATAAAATGAAAGCCCCAAACATTCTGATTGCAGTTCCTCACAATTCGGGAACTACGTTCCTTTCAGGGTTATTGGGTAATTACTTTAAGCCAGACGTGCCATATTTCCATGCAGCAGATGGATATGATGGCTCGGATCATGTTCTGTCCATGCAACGATTGACAGAAATAAGAGCAAGAGAGTTAAGCTATATAGCCCCAATGCATACACGATCATCTCCATACGTAGAAGCAATGATAAAAGAATACAATATTAAAACAATTACAATGACAAGAAATATTTACGATTGCATCGTAAGCTTAAAAGATAGAATACGAAGATATAAGCACAAAACAAAGGCATCAAGCGCATTAGTATTTACTCAAACACTACCAATACATGCAGAAATGTCTGAAGTGCAATTGGAAGCATATCTGATCAAATATGCAGTCCCTTGGTACTTTTCCTTTTATGCGTCATGGCAAAGATCACAAATTTCGCTATTAAATATAACGTATGAAGCATTAGTAGGAAATACTGCTGAAACACTTCAGCTGGTAATAGAAAAACTTGGCTATAAACCAGTGAGAGATAAAATTAATATTGCAATTAATGAGACAAAGAAAATGAACACTAGGCTTAATGTGGGTAAAATTGGAAGAGGAAAAGATCTGAGCATTGCATATCGAAAAGAAATTGCTGAGCTAATGAGCATGTATCCTGGTATTGACTTTTCTCCATTTCTGAACGATGGGAGCTTTTAA
- a CDS encoding pyruvate kinase produces MGAFKLIVTVGPSSISKSILIGLDKAGADCFRINLSHSNEEEYYSYFQALSNAGIRPCIDTQGAQGRIIEVYGNKNLKEGESVDFLFGSHQRNMRKVDDSNEVLVLNHKEIIEQVSIDDILRIDFSGLIIKIKTIDRENKSFKGVVIAGGTCEKNRAFDIANKPLILKPHTEFDIWAIKESTKHSCPAIFHSFAESAEDIKTTRSLCKGQSKVIAKIESRRGLESIKEIATASDGILIDRGDLSREISISMVPVAVNLATKLCVEIEKPIYVATNVLDSLMSNSLPSRAEISDIHNMLTMGVTGMVLAAEVAIGARPIESVQVVNHIRKIVEAQKLGILGIFNSNDLKTELKGDLAHWL; encoded by the coding sequence ATGGGAGCTTTTAAGCTGATTGTGACAGTTGGCCCTAGCTCGATCAGCAAAAGTATTTTAATTGGATTAGATAAAGCAGGTGCTGACTGCTTTAGAATTAACTTATCTCACTCGAATGAAGAAGAATATTACTCATATTTTCAGGCTCTTTCTAATGCAGGTATAAGACCCTGTATAGATACTCAAGGGGCACAAGGGAGGATTATAGAGGTGTATGGCAACAAGAATTTAAAAGAGGGAGAGAGCGTTGATTTTCTATTTGGAAGCCATCAGCGCAATATGCGAAAAGTTGATGACAGTAATGAGGTATTAGTACTTAATCATAAGGAGATTATAGAACAAGTTAGTATTGACGATATACTCAGAATAGATTTTTCTGGGCTTATCATTAAAATAAAGACGATAGATCGTGAAAATAAGTCATTCAAAGGCGTGGTAATAGCAGGAGGAACATGTGAAAAGAATCGAGCTTTTGATATCGCAAACAAGCCGTTGATTCTTAAACCGCACACAGAGTTTGATATATGGGCAATTAAGGAGTCGACGAAACATAGCTGTCCAGCTATTTTTCACTCATTTGCAGAAAGTGCCGAGGATATTAAAACAACCAGATCACTTTGTAAAGGTCAGTCAAAAGTCATAGCAAAAATTGAGAGTAGACGAGGACTTGAATCAATTAAGGAGATTGCGACTGCATCAGATGGGATTTTGATTGATAGAGGAGACTTATCACGTGAGATATCAATTTCGATGGTTCCAGTAGCAGTTAATCTAGCTACTAAGCTGTGTGTCGAAATAGAAAAACCAATTTATGTAGCAACAAATGTTTTAGACTCACTTATGTCAAATTCTCTACCTTCACGAGCAGAAATATCTGACATCCATAATATGTTGACAATGGGAGTGACTGGGATGGTTTTAGCTGCCGAGGTTGCTATTGGTGCAAGGCCAATAGAAAGCGTACAGGTTGTTAATCACATAAGAAAAATTGTTGAAGCACAAAAGCTTGGGATACTTGGAATATTTAATAGCAATGATCTGAAAACGGAATTAAAGGGAGATTTGGCACATTGGCTATAA
- a CDS encoding class I SAM-dependent methyltransferase — MSGKRLIEVIDFGEQPLGNGFLKQEQFGEEYFFNMRVGFCEESGLLQLFDQPSPEAMFHEEYAFFSSTSTEMSKHFKSWAKSVATSSDTKNPLVIEIGCNDGIFLENFVNTNIRTIGIEPSENVANIAKSKGVMVENSFMNIPLAEALLSEHGSADYITAANVICHIPNILELAKCIDILLSDNGKFIFEEPYLGDIIQKCAYDQIYDEHVFLFSCISVKNLFNKLDLELIDAQPQVTHGGSMRYTIGRKGFNDVSDNAKKILENEYSMGLNKIESMLRLSENIKQSKNKLVEILENLKSGGSQVCGYAATSKSTTILNYCNIGPDLIQCIYDTTPLKQGKFSPGMHIPITDWKEFNLNMPDYTFLFAWNHLKEIMAKERAYTSQGRKWITHIPTVQIS, encoded by the coding sequence GTGAGTGGAAAAAGGCTTATTGAAGTAATTGACTTTGGTGAACAGCCCCTAGGTAATGGCTTTTTAAAGCAAGAGCAGTTCGGCGAAGAATACTTCTTTAACATGAGAGTTGGATTTTGTGAGGAATCAGGATTACTGCAACTCTTTGATCAGCCCAGCCCTGAAGCCATGTTTCATGAAGAATATGCGTTCTTCTCGAGCACTTCTACCGAAATGTCAAAGCACTTTAAATCATGGGCAAAATCAGTAGCGACATCATCCGATACAAAAAATCCACTAGTTATTGAAATTGGTTGCAACGATGGAATTTTCCTTGAAAATTTTGTAAATACCAATATCAGAACAATAGGTATCGAGCCGTCAGAGAATGTAGCCAATATCGCAAAGAGCAAAGGTGTAATGGTAGAAAATTCATTTATGAATATTCCTTTAGCAGAAGCCTTGTTAAGTGAACATGGATCTGCCGATTATATAACTGCTGCAAATGTAATTTGTCACATACCCAATATTTTAGAACTTGCAAAATGCATTGACATTCTATTGAGTGATAACGGTAAATTTATTTTTGAAGAGCCATATTTGGGTGACATAATTCAAAAATGCGCATACGATCAGATTTATGACGAACATGTTTTTCTATTTTCATGCATTTCTGTCAAAAATTTATTCAATAAGCTTGATCTTGAATTAATAGATGCGCAGCCTCAAGTTACACATGGCGGATCAATGCGATACACAATTGGTCGGAAGGGATTCAATGATGTTAGCGATAATGCAAAAAAAATTCTAGAAAATGAGTATTCAATGGGACTTAATAAAATAGAAAGCATGCTAAGATTAAGTGAAAATATTAAACAATCAAAGAATAAGCTGGTCGAGATATTAGAAAACTTGAAATCGGGAGGAAGTCAAGTGTGTGGATATGCAGCCACTTCAAAAAGTACAACAATCCTCAATTACTGTAACATTGGTCCGGATTTAATTCAATGCATATACGATACGACTCCACTTAAGCAAGGAAAGTTCTCTCCTGGGATGCATATACCGATAACAGATTGGAAAGAATTTAATCTTAACATGCCTGACTACACATTCTTATTTGCTTGGAATCATTTAAAGGAAATCATGGCCAAAGAAAGGGCTTATACATCTCAAGGAAGAAAATGGATTACACATATACCAACAGTACAGATATCATGA